From Clarias gariepinus isolate MV-2021 ecotype Netherlands chromosome 1, CGAR_prim_01v2, whole genome shotgun sequence:
TTAAGCTGAAAGAGTCAAGGAAATTGATAGCGGACATGAACGAAGGCCATCTGAACTTTATTATACTAAACAATCAAAATAAACAGGGAGCAAAACTCAGTAACTTTCAGCAGGCAAAGGTCAGGCAAACAACATTAACTGGGCAAGAACAGGGACATGTAACAGGACAGGATCAAACTGTGACACCAGTAAGAAGCAATATCAAATGGACAGAAATACACAGAACATATACAGTCattgaaattatatataatataaattcagGAACAAAGATAAGTTTGTTGCATTTGACCTCTTTGTACCACCTcaatgaattttaaattaaatacttgAGATGTGAGCAAAGTCCAGACATTCCGGTTTAATTGAAggggtttgacaaaagtgtggcattaaccatttaTGAAATAcagccattttcatacacaaGCCTCCATTTTTGGTGGGCTCATGAATAATGGAACATATTAACATAATTGCATACATACGGATTGCCTAACCTCTGGACCTCATATTGCACCTttcatataatttatacattttatacatttacacattaaatGTTCCTATTTGAAATGTTATTTGATtgtaactgtatatttaattgttctttattttacatatttttttctagtGCAATTTTTCTCGTTTATTATTACAGGGAaatcttatctatctatctatctatctatctatctatgcaaCTTTTACCATAAAGTAAAGCAAAATTAATCATTCATACTCCATAATCATCCTATTTTATGTCatctttccttttttaggtcatgtaagcatttcaaTTCATattgatgatgtgtgtatggttgtgtacatgagaaaaattttattgatttgaatttgaacccATGGACATGACTAAATGCTCTGTTTCATGTGTACatcatttcaaatttaatgtAGTGGTGTAAAGGGGCCAAATGCCAAAAAACTGAGATTTGTTACATAATGTATGGACCTGACTGTACTTTGCAATATGAGTATGTTGTGGACTACTTTTTATACTGAGGCTGTGTGCATGTGATTGAGttcagatgtactgtatggaaTCAGTAGATTGGTGAAGTTTAGCATGTGAACTGGAAATTGGAGTCCATAATGGCCATGTTTGTAGGCTGCATTTCCGTTCGCTTCACTCCTGTGAGCCCTCACTTGTCCCAGGTACTGATGGCGAGTTCTAGTGAGTGGCTCTTTCGAATGTTAATGTGGCTAACTAAACTTAATATTCACAAAAGATGAACAGCACCACTGTGGGAAGTAACAATACAATCGAACATGAAAGTTAAAGCAATACAATTGCAGCTACATACCTCAGCATTCTGTAGTTTAGAGTAGAAGCTAGACCCGATAAAAGGGCTTTTCCAGTTTTTAGACTGGGCCTCAACACAACTGCAAACACAGAGTCACACAAGGATTACACTGACCAACAACTACTTATTTTCAGACCAAGCACTTTTCTAGACTTTCTAGAAAAGGGCTTAAATAACTGAGATCTTATTCTCACCTGGTAACATTGGGCACTGTACTGATCACAGATTCACAAAGTTTGCTTCGCCCCAGATTCAGGATGCATCCCGTCacaaggaggaagaagaggaagactCCGCTTACACCTAACGAGAGAGTCATCCATATTCTCtctcttaaaaagaaaaagagatgcACATGTGAGAACTGACAAGCAATCTTAAAATTACCATTACTAAATCCTCTGCATGCATTACATACTCGGTTAGGAGGATGTCTAAGTGAGGCACTGCTAATTCCTCTGTGTATTTTAATGACTCAGGCTCATTAATAATGGGCAACAAATCAACCCCTCACCTTCTAACCTCTCCATCCACAAAGAATGTGTAGATCCAGTAGAGGCTGGTGGAGAAGCAGAAGACagctatgcacacagagattgCTGACACGAAGTAACAGAGAGAGGAAGCACTGGACCAGCTCAAGTCAATTTCTGAACCGTTCAGGCGCACAGAGCCGTACAGCAAACACTTTCCTGAAAAATCACCCTGTTTGTGAACGTGAAAGCCAGTGAGACTCAAATTagtattgatatttatttattacataattaataTAGTTATTGCATTCTGGATGTGAAAAAATAAGTCAAATAACAACAAACAAGTTTCAGTTAGATTTCTGGTTGTTCTTTTGCAACTGTTATTAGACGAAGCCATCATCCTGTGTTCATGAGATTCCCCTGTGTCGACGATGTGAAAGTAAAACCTCACACCCTCTGCCCTGACTCGCACTTCTCTTTACCCATGTGCAGCAAAAAGCGCCGAGCTTGGTCACATGACCCAGTCAAAAGAGCAGATGCGGAAGAGACGAAAGACACTTTCTGCTTTTGTCTTCTTCctcatttttacataatttttagtTTTCTGTTTGTTGACGCCCTATAACCACGGACTGTCGAATCTGCCGCCATATTC
This genomic window contains:
- the tmem179ba gene encoding transmembrane protein 179B, which codes for MALPRLLLLELALNACCFICGIITAASVTLSQGDFSGKCLLYGSVRLNGSEIDLSWSSASSLCYFVSAISVCIAVFCFSTSLYWIYTFFVDGEVRRERIWMTLSLGVSGVFLFFLLVTGCILNLGRSKLCESVISTVPNVTSCVEAQSKNWKSPFIGSSFYSKLQNAETAVWVNFFCWIIVAVLVVVQRRWGSDRTREEDPGASSSETEPFFKRPGHPN